From Nicotiana tabacum cultivar K326 chromosome 22, ASM71507v2, whole genome shotgun sequence, one genomic window encodes:
- the LOC107828002 gene encoding protein ENHANCED DISEASE RESISTANCE 2, translating into MGVSEKDACRMEGWLYLVRSNRFGLQYSRKLYFVLYDNLLKSYKSDPVSNNEDPVRSAVINSCIRVTDNGRESIQRKVVFIFTLYSASNHSDQLKLGANSPEEAARWIQALQEAALQHKGTAVDCPRGDSQSLRLNSSSKSHCLNSINWTLCSSSVADATTSDVVAPSSWTIFGGQNGLRLFKEAKDRESQGKWDDHPAIMAVGVVDGTSEAIFQTLMSLGPSRSEWDFCYYKGSVIEHLDGHTDIVHKLLRRDWLPWSMKRRDLLLRRYWRREDDGTYVILYHSVFHQKCPRQKGYVRACLKSGGYVISPVNQRKQSVVKHMLAIDWRFWKSYLRTSSARYITIHMLERLAALRELFRAKLGDCSSSYFLEEQVRNKRLHQIEEVKVEVQNRLESRKNVADMEEEEMVNSPSEHASLMGLNDASDEFFDVSEPLDYDESENGWPSDFGPETYSQDMRHARLSSAAVFVKKLHDLAVQKRGYVDLHEKVKEGTLLCYYGSTLTKDPTCNLPCSWTQTDPSTFLIRGETYLEDRKKIKAKGTLMKMVAADWLKSDKREDDLGGRPGGIVQKYAAKGGPEFFFIVNIQVPGSTTYSLGLYYMMDTPIENAPLLESFVKGDDAYRNSSFKLIPYISKGPWIVKQSVGKKACIVGQALEINYFRGKNYLELDIDVGSSTVARGVVSLVVGYLNNLVIEMAFLVQANTTEELPEYLLGTCRLNHLDVSKAVQAKP; encoded by the exons GATCCTGTTAGAAGTGCTGTTATTAATTCCTGCATTAGGGTGACAGACAATGGGAGAGAGAGCattcaaagaaaa GTCGTCTTCATATTCACTCTATACAGTGCCTCAAATCATAGTGATCAGTTGAAG TTAGGAGCAAACAGTCCTGAGGAAGCAGCAAGATGGATCCAGGCCCTTCAGGAAGCTGCTTTACAG CATAAAGGAACTGCAGTTGATTGTCCAAGGGGCGACTCGCAGTCTTTGAG GTTAAATAGTTCCAGCAAGTCTCATTGTCTGAATTCCATTAACTGGACTCTCTGTTCTTCCTCTGTGGCAGATGCTACGACATCTGATGTTGTTGCACCATCGTCCTGGACAATCTTTGGTGGTCAGAATG GTCTTCGCCTATTTAAGGAAGCTAAAGATAGGGAATCTCAAGGGAAG TGGGATGATCACCCTGCAATAATGGCTGTTGGTGTAGTCGATGGAACTTCAGAGGCCATTTTTCAAACACTCATGTCACTTGGTCCTTCAAGATCGGA ATGGGATTTCTGTTACTACAAGGGCAGTGTCATTGAACACCTTGATGGTCACACTGATATTGTTCACAAGCTTCTACGTCGGGATTGGCTACCTTG GAGTATGAAGAGAAGAGATCTTCTTTTGCGGCGCTATTGGAGAAGGGAGGATGACGGAACATATG TTATTCTGTACCATTCAGTGTTTCATCAGAAGTGTCCACGCCAGAAGGGCTATGTTCGTGCCTGCCTAAAAA GTGGAGGATATGTAATATCGCCTGTGAATCAAAGGAAGCAGTCAGTAGTCAAGCATATGCTTGCTATTGATTGGAGATTCTGGAAGTCTTACTTACGAACATCTTCAGCCAGATATATAACAATCCACATGCTAGAGAGACTCGCTG CATTAAGGGAGCTTTTTAGGGCAAAATTAGGAGATTGCTCTTCCTCATATTTCTTGGAGGAGCAGGTGAGAAACAAAAGACTGCATCAAATTGAAGAAGTTAAGGTTGAAGTACAAAACAGATTGGAAAGTAGGAAGAATGTGGCAGATATGGAGGAGGAAGAAATGGTTAATTCACCTTCTGAACATGCAAGCTTGATGGGATTAAATGATGCATCAGATGAGTTTTTTGATGTCTCAGAACCACTTGATTATGACGAATCAGAAAATGGCTGGCCTTCTGATTTTGGTCCAGAAACGTACTCTCAG gACATGCGGCATGCCAGATTATCATCTGCTGCTGTTTTTGTGAAAAAGTTGCATGATCTTGCTG TTCAAAAGCGGGGTTATGTAGATTTGCATGAGAAGGTGAAGGAAGGTACATTGTTGTGCTACTACGGGTCCACTCTTACAAAAGATCCAACTTGTAATTTGCCTTGCAGTTGGACCCAAACAGATCCGTCAACTTTTCTTATTCGGGGAGAGACTTATCTAGAAGATCGTAAGAAG ATCAAGGCAAAAGGCACATTGATGAAAATGGTTGCTGCAGATTGGCTGAAGTCTGACAAGCGAGAAGATGATCTTGGTGGTCGCCCAGGGGGCATTGTTCag AAATATGCAGCTAAGGGTGGTCCAGAATTTTTCTTCATTGTGAATATACAG GTACCAGGTTCAACAACATACAGTCTTGGTCTCTACTATATGATGGACACTCCTATAGAAAATGCACCCTTGCTGGAGAGTTTCGTCAAAGGAGATGATGCTTATAGAAATTCAAGTTTCAAGCTCATACCATACATATCCAAG GGACCATGGATAGTCAAGCAGAGTGTTGGGAAGAAAGCATGCATTGTAGGTCAAGCGctggaaattaattattttcgggGAAAGAACTACTTGGAG CTTGATATCGATGTTGGCTCTTCTACTGTGGCAAGGGGCGTTGTAAGCCTTGTTGTTGGATATCTAAACAATCTTGTCATTGAAATGGCGTTTCTTGTCCAG GCCAACACAACAGAGGAGCTTCCTGAATATCTTCTCGGAACCTGCCGTCTTAATCATCTCGATGTCTCTAAAGCTGTTCAGGCGAAACCATGA